The Campylobacter armoricus sequence TTAAAAAGCTAAAATTATAAGTGAGAATAAAGATTGGATATTAGAGTTTAAAATATATAAAGATTTTAGTTTTATTAAGATTTTTGGATTAGTCTTGAAAGTTGTTTTGCCAAAATCATAGCACTATTTTCATCTTTGGATAGTTTTTTCATATTTTCTTTAAAATCATAAAGTCTTTTTTCTTGTGCAAAATCATTTTCAAAACCAATATTTTGCTGATAGCTAATATCTTTCTTTGGAAACTTTGGTGTTTTTTTCTTCTTCATAAAAAACATTTTTTTATCCTATTTCGATTTTTATTATTATAACTAGATATTTTTTAAGTAAGTTTTTTTTATAATTTTTTATATTAAAAACAAAGGAAAAAGTTTGAAAACTATAGGTTTAATAGGTGGAATGAGCTATGAAAGCACATTAAGCTATTATAAAATTATCAATAAAATAATTAATGAAAAGTTAGGAAAGCTACATAGTGCTAAAATAGTTCTTGCAAGTGTTGATTTTGAAGAGATAGAAGAATGCCAACGCGAGAATGATTGGCAGAAAGCAAGTGAAATTTTAACTTATCATGCCCTACTTTTACAAAAATGTGGAGTTGATTTCATATTAATTTGCACTAATACTATGCATAAATGCTATAATGATATTCAAAAAAATATCCAAATTCCTATTTTGCATATTACTCAAGCAATATTTTTAGAACTTAAAAAACAAAATATTGATAAAGTATTGTTGTTAGGGACAAAATACACTATGGTTGAAGATTTTTACAAACAGCTTTTGATTACGTCAAATATTGAAGTTTTTATCCCTAAAAATGATGATATAGTAAAAGTTAATGATATCATTTTTAATGAACTTTGCAAAGGTGTCATAAAAGAAGATTCTAAAAAATATTTTGATAATTTAATCATTCAATTTCCACAAGCTCAAGGAGTAATTTTAGGTTGCACTGAGCTTGGTTTGATTATAGATAAAAGCTCTAAAAAACTTTTTGATAGTGCGTATATCCACGCGAAGGTAGCTGCTTTAAAAGCTTTGGGGATTGAGTGATGAAATATTTGTTAGATTGTGAAGAAAATTTTGAAAAATCTTTTTTATTTTGGCTTTGTAGGTATATAAAATTTAAACTTAATTCTCTTTCAAATAAAGAGTTAAAAGATCCGCAAGCTTTAGCTGTGGTAAATTTAGCTTTAAGTAAAGGTGTTAAAAATATACAAGAACTTGATGCTTATGTAAAAAAAGCTAGAAATGCTGGACTTAGCGGAGTAAATACTTATTTTAATCCTTTAAAAAAACTTTATGAGTGTTTGATGTTTTATAAACTTTATTCGCTAAAACAAATTGATGAAGAGCTTTTGGTGGAAGTTTTAGCAAGCATTAGTGCTTCATTGTCTGATGCAAGTAAAAAAAATTACCGCATAGCTGTGATTAATTTTTTTGCATTTTTAGATAAACAAAATGAAGAAGAACAAAAGGCACATATTTTTGATATAAATCTTAAAAATTGGGCTGGAATTAGTGGTTCTAAGGGGGTTAAGCTACCTGAATATATGAGTGAAGATGAAGTAGGTAAATTTTTAAATGCTATTGATAATACTGATTTTAAAAATAATACTATACGCAATCGTTTAATTATTAAAATCATCATTTTTACAGGAATTAGAGTTAGTGAAGCTATTAATATAAAATTAAAAGATATTAGTGAAGAAAATGATCTTTATATCATACGCATTAGAGGCAAAGGTAACAAATATCGCGTTGTGATGATTAAAAAAGAGCTTATAGAGCATCTTTTAAAAGATGTTAGAGTAAATTATCTTTCTCAAGATGGACTTTTATTTGTTAATCGTAACGGAAAAACTCTAACTCAAGCTTATGTTTCTCGTATAGTAGAGCAAATCTTATTTAAAGCTGGAATTCGTAAGCAAAAAAATGGTGCTCATATGTTAAGACATACTTTTGCTACCCTACTCTATAAAAAACAAAAAGATTTGGTTTTGGTTCAAGAAGCACTAGGACATGCAAGTTTAAACACTTCAAGAATTTATACTCATTTTGATAATGAAAAGTTAAAATTAGCCGCAGAAGTAGCTAAAAAACTTTATGATGGAGATTAAATATTTTTTTAAAAATCCGATATATGCTCTTAAAGAAAGGATATATTATGCAAATAAATGACTATACTGGTAAAATCAATCCTTATATTTTAAATACTCAAAAAGAAAACAAAGAAAACAAAGAAAATAAGAATTTTATAGAATTTAAATTCACTCAAGGTATAAAAGAGCTTGAAAAAAGCATTAAAGAAGGCCAAGATGGAGGAAAATCTGAAGATGAGTTAAGCAAACTTTACAAAGAGCTTTCTAAAATACAGGCTAAAATTGCAGAATTGAATGCAAAATTACAATCAAGTCAAGATCCACAAAAAGCACAAATGATCAATTCTCAAATTCAAAGTTTAAATACACAAATGCAAAGTATTTATGCAAGAATTATGCAAATGTTATCTCAAGCTATGCAAGCTGCTAAATAATTTAGTTATTTAGTGTGTGTTTAGCATTCAAAAAGACACTAAGAATAATTAAGCTAAAAGCAAAAAGATCAATTAAACTATAAATAGTTCCTAAAAATAAAAAACTCATCAAAGCAGCAGCCACAGGTTCGATACAAGCTATCATACTAGCCTTAAAAGCTCCTATTAATTCAACCCCCTTTAAGTATAAACAAAAAGCTCCTATTGTGCCTATGAGTATGATTCCACTCATAGCTAAAAATGAATTTAAAGAAAAATTATGTTTTGGGATATTCCCTTGTAATAGTGTAAAAAGTAAAAAAGAAGCAAATAAACTAGCTAAACCCATGATTAAAAATAAGCCATATTTTGCTATGATAAGCCTAGCGCTCAAAGAATAAAACGCTACTCCAATAGCTCCAAAAAATGCCCAAATAACACCTCTTATATCAAGCTTTAATGCATAAATATCCCCATTTGTTATAAGTAAAAATAAGGCAAAAAGTATTAAAAATAAAGCGATTAGTTCTATTTTTTTAGGAAAAATTTTATTTTTAAAACACATAAAAAGCATTATGATTAGGGGTGCATTGTATTGAATCATCGTAGCAGTTCCCGCATCAGTATAATAAATGGCCTTAAAATAACCATATTGAGTTATCAATAAACCAAAAATTGAAAAAATTAAAAGAGAGTTAAATTCTTGTTTTTGCTTTAATAATTTTAATTTGAAATTTTTTGCACCTAAAATTATTAAAATAATACCTGTAAAAAGTAAGCGATAAAAACTCACCCATTCAGCAGAATAATGATTTTTAAACAAATACTCAGCCAAAACCCCGCTTATGGCCCAAAATATCCCACCAAGTATAACTAGAAAAACTCCCAAAAAATACCTTTAATCTTATTAATTTATATAATATTTGTAGTAAAATATTATTATATCATTAAATGTATATTTTAAGGAAAGTTAATGACTTATTTGGAGATTGATGGTGTTGAAAAATTAAACGGAGAAGTGATAATAAGCGGTGCTAAAAATGCTGCACTTCCTTTGATAGCTTCAAGTATTTTAGCTAAAAATGAAGTGCAAATTTCAAATTTACCAAATGTTGCAGATATTTGCACCCTACTTTCTTTGCTTGAAAATTTAGGAGCAAATTATACCTTTAAAGACAATTTCGCAAAGATAAATACAAACAATCTAAATCAAACTATAGCAAAATATGACATAGTGCGTAAAATGCGTGCGTCTATACTTACCCTAGGACCATTGCTAGTTAGATTTGGAAATTGTGAAGTTTCTTTACCTGGAGGTTGTGCTATAGGACAACGCCCTATTGATTTACACCTTTTAGCTTTAGAAAAAATGGGAGCTAATATCGAGATTAAACAAGGTTATGTAGTAGCTAGCGGAAAGCTTAAAGGTGCTGATGTGATGTTTGATAAAATCACCGTTACTGGTAGTGAAAATATCATCATGGCTGCAGCCTTAGCTCATGGTAAAACTAGACTTTTAAATGTTGCCAAAGAGCCTGAAGTGGTGCAACTTTGTGAGGTTTTAGCTCAGGCTGGACTTGATATACAAGGCATAGGATCTTCTGAACTTGAAATTTATGGCACAAGTGGAGAGCTTTTAGAATTTAAACCTTTTGAGATTATACCTGATCGTATTGAAGCAGGAACTTACTTGTGTGCAGGAGCTATCACTAACTCAAAAATCACTCTAAAAAAGGTCAATGTGAATCATCTTAGTGCAGTTTTAGCAAAGCTAGAGCAAATGGGATTTAGTTTTGATATTAATGAAGATAGTATTAGTATAAATCCTACTAGAGAAATTAAGCCGGTTGAAATTTTAACTAGTGAATATCCGGGTTTTCCAACGGATATGCAAGCACAATTTATGGCTTTGGCTTTAAAAGCAAATGGTACAAGTATTATTGATGAAAGATTGTTTGAAAATCGTTTTATGCATGTGGGTGAGCTTTTAAGAATGGGAGCTGATATAAGATTAAACGGGCATATTGCCACTATAAATGGCACTAAAGAGCTTTTAGGGGCTGATGTTATGGCTACTGACTTGCGTGCATCTTCGGCTTTGATTTTGGCAGCTTTAGCAGCTAAAGGAACAAGTAAAATTCATAGAATTTATCATCTTGATAGAGGTTATGAAAATTTAGAAGAAAAATTTAAAAAACTAGGTGCAAATATAAGAAGGCTTGAAGAATGAGAGATATTTTTGCAACTTTAGAGCTTTTAAAAGAGCAAATCAAAGCAAAAAATGAGTTTCAAAAAGTAAATTTAACACAAGCTTTGGGGTGTATTTTATATGAAGATGTTTTTGTTGAAAAAAACTTACCTGCTTTTGATAATTCTGCCCTAGATGGTTATGTGCTAAATTATGCGGATAAAAATGAATTACTAAAGATAAAAGGAAGTATTTTAGCAGGAGATAAAAATAATTATGTTTTAGCTAAAAATGAATGCTATAAAATTATGACAGGAGCTAAAATTCCACAAAATGCAAATACTATTTTAATGTTTGAAGAAGCTTTACTTGAAGATGAAAAGCTCAATGCGAAAAATGCTAAAGAAAACAATGCTATCCGTTTTAAAGGCGAGGAAGTAAAGTTTGGAGAGCTTTTGTTTAAAAAGGGGCAAAAAATCACTTCAGGCATGATAGCTATGCTTGCTTCTCAAGGAATTTATGAGTTAAATGTCGTTAAAAAATTGCGTGTTGGGATTTTTTCAGGTGGAGATGAGCTTGTAGAGCCTTGGAAAAATGCTGATGAATATAGCGTATATAATGCAAATGCATTTGGAATTTATGCTATTTTGCAAGGTTTGGCAGATGTTGAGTATTTAGGGCTTATAAAAGATGATTTAAGTGCTTATAAAAAACTTTTAGATAATAAAGAATTTGATATGCTTATAAGTAGTGGTGGAGCTAGTGTGGGTGAAGCTGATTTTATCAAACAAGCTTTGTTTGAATGTGATTTTAGCCCTATTTTTGAAAAAGTCAATGCTAAACTTTGCAAGCATGTAAAACTTTTTAGCAAAAACAATATGCTTTTTTTAGCCCTACCAGGAAATCCTTTAGCCTCTTTAGTTTCAACGCATATTTTCGCAAAAAATATCCTTAATTTGCTTTATGATATAAATCTTTTAAAATTTGATAAAGCAAAATTAGCTGATGGTTTAAAGTTTAAAG is a genomic window containing:
- a CDS encoding molybdenum cofactor biosynthesis protein → MFFMKKKKTPKFPKKDISYQQNIGFENDFAQEKRLYDFKENMKKLSKDENSAMILAKQLSRLIQKS
- a CDS encoding aspartate/glutamate racemase family protein; the encoded protein is MKTIGLIGGMSYESTLSYYKIINKIINEKLGKLHSAKIVLASVDFEEIEECQRENDWQKASEILTYHALLLQKCGVDFILICTNTMHKCYNDIQKNIQIPILHITQAIFLELKKQNIDKVLLLGTKYTMVEDFYKQLLITSNIEVFIPKNDDIVKVNDIIFNELCKGVIKEDSKKYFDNLIIQFPQAQGVILGCTELGLIIDKSSKKLFDSAYIHAKVAALKALGIE
- a CDS encoding tyrosine-type recombinase/integrase, which produces MKYLLDCEENFEKSFLFWLCRYIKFKLNSLSNKELKDPQALAVVNLALSKGVKNIQELDAYVKKARNAGLSGVNTYFNPLKKLYECLMFYKLYSLKQIDEELLVEVLASISASLSDASKKNYRIAVINFFAFLDKQNEEEQKAHIFDINLKNWAGISGSKGVKLPEYMSEDEVGKFLNAIDNTDFKNNTIRNRLIIKIIIFTGIRVSEAINIKLKDISEENDLYIIRIRGKGNKYRVVMIKKELIEHLLKDVRVNYLSQDGLLFVNRNGKTLTQAYVSRIVEQILFKAGIRKQKNGAHMLRHTFATLLYKKQKDLVLVQEALGHASLNTSRIYTHFDNEKLKLAAEVAKKLYDGD
- a CDS encoding DMT family transporter — its product is MGVFLVILGGIFWAISGVLAEYLFKNHYSAEWVSFYRLLFTGIILIILGAKNFKLKLLKQKQEFNSLLIFSIFGLLITQYGYFKAIYYTDAGTATMIQYNAPLIIMLFMCFKNKIFPKKIELIALFLILFALFLLITNGDIYALKLDIRGVIWAFFGAIGVAFYSLSARLIIAKYGLFLIMGLASLFASFLLFTLLQGNIPKHNFSLNSFLAMSGIILIGTIGAFCLYLKGVELIGAFKASMIACIEPVAAALMSFLFLGTIYSLIDLFAFSLIILSVFLNAKHTLNN
- the murA gene encoding UDP-N-acetylglucosamine 1-carboxyvinyltransferase yields the protein MTYLEIDGVEKLNGEVIISGAKNAALPLIASSILAKNEVQISNLPNVADICTLLSLLENLGANYTFKDNFAKINTNNLNQTIAKYDIVRKMRASILTLGPLLVRFGNCEVSLPGGCAIGQRPIDLHLLALEKMGANIEIKQGYVVASGKLKGADVMFDKITVTGSENIIMAAALAHGKTRLLNVAKEPEVVQLCEVLAQAGLDIQGIGSSELEIYGTSGELLEFKPFEIIPDRIEAGTYLCAGAITNSKITLKKVNVNHLSAVLAKLEQMGFSFDINEDSISINPTREIKPVEILTSEYPGFPTDMQAQFMALALKANGTSIIDERLFENRFMHVGELLRMGADIRLNGHIATINGTKELLGADVMATDLRASSALILAALAAKGTSKIHRIYHLDRGYENLEEKFKKLGANIRRLEE
- a CDS encoding molybdopterin molybdotransferase MoeA, whose protein sequence is MRDIFATLELLKEQIKAKNEFQKVNLTQALGCILYEDVFVEKNLPAFDNSALDGYVLNYADKNELLKIKGSILAGDKNNYVLAKNECYKIMTGAKIPQNANTILMFEEALLEDEKLNAKNAKENNAIRFKGEEVKFGELLFKKGQKITSGMIAMLASQGIYELNVVKKLRVGIFSGGDELVEPWKNADEYSVYNANAFGIYAILQGLADVEYLGLIKDDLSAYKKLLDNKEFDMLISSGGASVGEADFIKQALFECDFSPIFEKVNAKLCKHVKLFSKNNMLFLALPGNPLASLVSTHIFAKNILNLLYDINLLKFDKAKLADGLKFKGQRNDFAFGKLINGYFKPSKAKFGSGMIKPLYENSYIFISKEDELEYKKDQEIEILQINH